The Silene latifolia isolate original U9 population chromosome Y, ASM4854445v1, whole genome shotgun sequence sequence TTCTGCACTTAGAAaataactctaagctactcacccactagTCAATGTCAACGAAAACGACAACTTAAACACAATATAAAAATCCATCAATCTCGTCCTCAACATCCTTAACCATAGCAAAACCAATTATCCATCACAATAAACTAATCTCCATCGTTGGTCAAGTCCACACATTAATTAAGGCCACTTTGGCTCAACAATAACCACCCTGGCGTACGTTAATAAACATTACTACCATTGTCAATCACATGGTAAACTAATCAATCCGTAAAGTATAGCTTACCCTAAAATTACTTAACCAAACTCAATTATGTCTCTGTTCACCACGTACCTTGCAACCAAACACAAACCCAACAATTCCAACAAATTAAACTTTATCAATTAAGTCAAACTCACGAGCTATTTAAGACAGTAATCGTAAACCCGTCTAACAAGATAATAAAATTAAGGCTAGAAACATAGAATTACTAATACGCATAATATTAtaccacaacaattaatcactacTATCATCTAATAACAAATAATTGCACATACACACACAACCACGAACAATAGTAAAAGTATTAAGATCAGTAGAGAATCGTGTTACCTCAAATTTACTTAAAATAGTCATAGAACCAACAAATTAGAATCGGAGCAATAGAACGGCAAGAATGGTGCTATTTAAAGAATAACGTAACAATTTCCGTAACGAGATTTGCAAATTTCTAGACCGTACAAAGTTGTCCGAGATCATTATGATGGGTGATGATGATCATGAGTATGAGTATGAGTATGAGTATGATACAAATAGTATGTCATAGCAAAGATGGTACACAAGGATAAGAATGCAAATTGTGGATTAACAAGAGTTATGAAGTTAGGCAAAATTTGAGAAGACATGGGACAACCGGACAATGTGAGACTACATACTATAATATTGGGTTTTATGGGTAGAATAGAGGGTGATTATTAATATATAAGGGGAAATAAGTTGGGTATCGGGTTTGATCAAACCTATTAGGACAATAAttactttttcaaataaaatagtaaagaataaataattttaaaataataaaacaagccTAAAGAAAATAATCAAAATATTAGAAGTATTACAGTCTTCAAAAAGAACTTCTTACCCGAAGTTGGAGTTTAGAAAAATAGGACAATTTTAAAATTAGAGTGTATTACaatccaccctccttaaaaataaagttcgtcctcgaacttaaaaattcaaaacaattTGAGTCACAAAAATTCAAGAAAGGTTTTAAATGTGAAATCGGCGGTGTGaagatgtgacgatctcaacacctaaccaagaaagaacccgctctgataccaattataacacccctgattttcggctaaattaaaactaacttttacctAGAAAACGCGCCAAAATacatacagagatattataattaatatacaaagtctccaTTCGAAATCTCTTTTAtacaaatgaaaataaaatggaACAAATCTTTTACAAAGTCTTTAATTAAAAACTTCACTCGAAATCAAATCCTTTTGAATAGCCAGCGGAAGCAACCTGAAAATAAgaccagaagacagaaaggaactacccccatgacgagtagcccagaagggagaaaacacgtcagccggaaagctgagtaacagataatacctcaatataagcagaatagtttttggtcatggcgtggaaacagacacaagtaaaaataaaaataaacagagagaataataaaaacactctcCGATAACAAATCAAAACAAACTCCTTTCTATTTCCATTATATACCACACTCTCTTATTCCAATAGTTAACCAAGTTtcatctcattactccgtctcactcattactctaTCTCTTAATATAATAATCCAATGTAACCatgtatcgtattctcatcgtcgaccctaagacaaagacaaggggtgagtgaactggcgtataaaaaccgcgaaacaatacttccatctcaatatcgatttcaaactcaattaACTCAATAACCATAGTCAAaatggaccgtaaacataactcggctcaaaggccccataactcatagctcaataccagtaaccaatttccatctcaatttcaatatcgatattgtcaaatatttcaTTAAAGAAACTGTTCTACACTTAGAAaataactctaagctactcacccactagTCAATGTCAAAGAAAACGACAACTTAAACACAATATAAAAATCCATCAATCTCGTCCTCAACATCCTTAACCATAGCAAAACCAATTATCCATCACAATAAACTAATCTCCATCGTTGGTCAAGTCCACACATTAATTAAGGCCACTTTGGCGCAACAATAACCACCATGGCGTACGTTAATAAACATTACTACCATTGTCAATCACATGGTAAACTAATCAATCCGTAAAGTATAGCTTACCCTAAAATTACATAACCAAACTCAATTATGTCTCTGTTCACCACGTACCTTGCACCCAAAGACAAACCCAACAATTCTCACAAATTATCCTTTATCAATTAAGTCAAACTCTCGAGCTATTTAAGACAGTAATCGTAAACCCGTCTCACAAGATAATAAAATTAAGGCTAGATACACAGAATTACTAATACGCATAATATTATACCACAACCATTAATCACTACTATCATCCACTAACAAATAATTGCACATACACACACAACCACGAACAATAGTAAAAGTATTAGGATtagtagaatcgtgttacctcaaATTGACTTAAAATCGCTGCTAGGACCAACATATTAGAATCGGAGCAATAGAACGACAAGAATGGTGCTATTTAAAGAATAACGTGACATCTTCCGTAACGAGATTTGCATCTAGATCGTACAAAGTTGTCCGAGATCATTATGATGGGTGATGATGATCATGAGTATGAGTATGATTCAAATAGTATGTCATAGGAAAGATGGTACACAAGGATAAGAATGCAAATCGTGGATTAACAAGAGTTATGAAGTTAGGCGGGTGTAGAAGTCATGGGACAACCGGAAAATGTGAGACTACATACAATAATATAGGGTTTTATGGGTAGAATACAGGGTGATTATTAATATATAAGGGGAAATAAGTTGGGTATCGGGTTTGATCAAACCTATTAGGACAATAAttactttttcaaataaaatagtaaagaataaataattttaaaataataaaacaagccTCAAGAAAATAATCAAAATATTAGAAGTGTTACAGTCTTCAAAAAGAACTTCGTACCCGAAGTTGGAGTTTAGAAAAATAGGACAATTTTAAAATTAGAGTGTATTACaatccaccctccttaaaaataaagttcgtcctcgaacttaaaaattcaaaacaattTGAGTCACAAAAATTCAAGAAAGGTTTTAAATGTGAAATCGGCGGTGTGaagatgtgacgatctcaacacctAACCAAGAAAGAACCTGCTccgataccaattgtaacacccctgattttcggctaaattaaaactaacttttacctAGAAAACGCGCCAAAATacatacagagatattataattaatatacaaagtctccaTTCGAAATCTCTTTTAtacaaatgaaaataaaatggaACAAATCTTTTACAAAGTATTTAATTAAAAACTTCACTCGAAATCAAATCCTTTTGAATAGCCAGCGGAAGCAACCCGAAAATAAgaccagaagacagaaaggaactaccctcATGTCGAGTAgcccgaagggagaaaacacgtcaaaTTAAAGCTGAGTAATGATAATTCCTCAAgatataagcagaatagtttttaGTCACGGCGTGGAAAcagacacaactaaaaataaaaataaacagagagaataataaaaacacttcCCGATAACAAATCGACAAAACTCCCATCTATTTCCATTATATACCACACTCTCTTATTCCAATAGTTAACCAAGTTtcatctcattactccgtctcactcattactctaTCTCTTAATATAATATTCCAATGTAACCatgtatcgtattctcatcgtcgaccctaagacaaagaaaaggggtgagtgaactggcgtaTAAAAACCGCGAAATAATACTtctcatctcaatatcgatttcaaactcaattaactcaataaccatagtcacactggaccgtaaagataactcggctcaaaagccccataactcatagctcaataccagtaaccaatttccatctcaatttcaatatcgatattgttaAATATTTCATTAAAGAAACTATTCTACACTTAGAAaataactctaagctactcacccactagTCAATGTCAAAGAAAATGACAACTTAAACACAATATAAAAATCCATCAATCTCGTCCTCAACATCCTTAACCATAGCAAAACCAATTATCCATCACAATAAACTAATCTCCATCGTTGGTCAAGTCCACACATTAATTAAGGCCACTTTGGCGCAACAATAACCACCATGGCGTACGTTAATAAACATTACTACCATTGTCAATCACATGGTAAACTAATCAATCCGTAAAGTATAGCTTACCCTAAAATTACATAACCAAACTCAATTATGTCTCTGTTCACCACGTACCTTGCACCCAAAGACAAACCCAACAATTCTCACAAATTATCCTTTATCAATTAAGTCAAACTCTCGAGCTATTTAAGACACAGAATCGTAAACCCGTCTCACAAGATAATAAAATTAAGGCTAGATACACAGAATTACTAATACGCATAATATTAtaccacaacaattaatcactacTATCATCCACTAACAAATAATTGCACATACACACACAACCACGAACAATAGTAAAAGTATTAGGATtagtagaatcgtgttacctcaaATTGACTTAAAATCGCCGTTTAGGACCAACATATTAGAATCGGAGCAATAGAACGGCAAGAATGGTGCTATTTAAAGAATAACGTGACATCTTCCGTAACGAGATTTGCATCTAGATCGTACAAAGTTGTCCGAGATCATTATGATGGGTGATGATGATCATGAGTATGAGTATGATTCAAATAGTATGTCATAGGAAAGATGGTACACAAGGATAAGAATGCAAATCGTGGATTAACAAGAGTTATGAAGTTAGGCGGGTGTAGAAGTCATGGGACAACCGGAAAATGTGAGACTACATACAATAATATAGGGTTTTATGGGTAGAATACAGGGTGATTATTAATATATAAGGGGAAATAAGTTGGGTATCGGGTTTGATCAAACCTATTAGGACAATAAttactttttcaaataaaatagtaaagaataaataattttaaaataataaaacaagccTCAAGAAAATAATCAAAATATTAGAAGTATTACAGTCTTCAAAAAGAACTTCGTACCCGAAGTTGGAGTTTAGAAAAATAGGACAATTTTAAAATTAGAGTGTATTACaatccaccctccttaaaaataaagttcgtcctcgaacttaaaaattcaaaacaattTGAGTCACAAAAATTCAAGAAAGGTTTTAAATGTGAAATCGGCGGTGTGaagatgtgacgatctcaacacctAACCAAGAAAGAACCTGCTccgataccaattgtaacacccctgattttcggctaaattaaaactaacttttacctAGAAAACGCGCCAAAATacatacagagatattataattaatatacaaagtctccaTTCGAAATCTCTTTTAtacaaatgaaaataaaatggaACAAATCTTTTACAAAGTATTTAATTAAAAACTTCACTCGAAATCAAATCCTTTTGAATAGCCAGCGGAAGCAACCTGAAAATAAgaccagaagacagaaaggaactacccccatgtcgagtagcccagaagggagaaaacacgtcagccggaaagctgagtaacagataattcCTCAgtataagcagaatagtttttaGTCACGGCGTGGAAAcagacacaactaaaaataaaaataaacagagagaataataaaaacacttcCCGATAACAAATCAGACAAACTCCCATCTATTTCCATTATATACCACACTCTCTTATTCCAATAGTTAACCAAGTTtcatctcattactccgtctcactcattactctaTCTCTTAATATAATATTCCAATGTAACCatgtatcgtattctcatcgtcgaccctaagacaaagaaaaggggtgagtgaactgacGTATAAAAACCGCGAAATAATACTtctcatctcaatatcgatttcaaactcaattaactcaataaccatagtcacactggaccgtaaagataactcggctcaaaagccccataactcatagctcaataccagtaaccaatttccatctcaatttcaatatcgatattgttaAATATTTCATTAAAGAAACTATTCTACACTTAGAAaataactctaagctactcacccactagTCAATGTCAAAAAAAACGACAACTTAAACACAATATAAAAATCCATCAATCTCGTCCTCAACATCCTTAACCATAGCAAAACCAATTATCCATCACAATAAACTAATCTCCATCGTTGGTCAAGTCCACACATTAATTAAGGCCACTTTGGCGCAACAATAACCACCATGGCGTACGTTAATAAACATTACTACCATTGTCAATCACATGGTAAACTAATCAATCCGTAAAGTATAGCTTACCCTAAAATTACATAACCAAACTCAATTATGTCTCTGTTCACCACGTACCTTGCACCCAAAGACAAACTCAACAATTCTCACAAATTATCCTTTATCAATTAAGTCAAACTCTCGAGCTATTTAAGACAGTAATCGTAAACCCGTCTCACAAGATAATAAAATTAAGGCTAGATACACAGAATTACTAATACGCATAATATTAtaccacaacaattaatcactacTATCATCCACTAACAAATAATTGCACATACACACACAACCACGAACAATAGTAAAAGTATTAGGATtagtagaatcgtgttacctcaaATTGACTTAAAATCGCTGCTAGGACCAACATATTAGAATCGGAGCAATAGAACGACAAGAATGGTGCTATTTAAAGAATAACGTGACATCTTCCGTAACGAGATTTGCATCTAGATCGTACAAAGTTGTCCGAGATCATTATGATGGGTGATGATGATCATGAGTATGAGTATGATTCAAATAGTATGTCATAGGAAAGATGGTACACAAGGATAAGAATGCAAATCGTGGATTAACAAGAGTTATGAAGTTAGGCGGGTGTAGAAGTCATGGGACAACCGGAAAATGTGAGACTACATACAATAATATAGGGTTTTATGGGTAGAATACAGGGTGATTATTAATATATAAGGGGAAATAAGTTGGGTATCGGGTTTGATCAAACCTATTAGGACAATAAttactttttcaaataaaatagtaaagaataaataattttaaaataataaaacaagccTAAAGAAAATAATCAAAATATTAGATGTATTACAGTCTTCAAAAAGAACTTCGTACCCGAAGTTGCAGTTTAGAAAAATAGGACAATTTTAAAATTAGAGTGTATTACaatccaccctccttaaaaataaagttcgtcctcgaacttaaaaattcaaaacaattTGAGTCACAAAAATTCAAGAAAGGTTTTAAATGTGAAATCGGCGGTGTGAAGATGTGAAGATCTCAACACCTAACCAAGAAAGAACCTGCTccgataccaattgtaacaccccgattttctaaaattaaaactaacttttacctAGAAAACGCGCCAAAATacatacagagatattataattaatatacaaagtctccaTTCGAAATCTCTTTTAtacaaatgaaaataaaatggaACAAATCTTTTACAAAGTCTTTAATTAAAAACTTCACTCGAAATCAAATCCTTTTGAATAGCCAGCGGAAGCAACCTGAAAATAAgaccagaagacagaaaggaactacccccatgtcgagtagcccagaagggataaaacacgtcagccggaaagctgagtaacagataattcCTCAgtataagcagaatagtttttaGTCACGGCGTGGAAAcagacacaactaaaaataaaaataaacagagagaataataaaaacacttcCCGATAACAAATCAGACAAACTCCCTTCTATTTCCATCATATACCACACTCTCTTATTCCAATAGTTAACCAAGTTtcatctcattactccgtctcactcattactctaTCTCTTAATATAATATTCCAATGTAACCatgtatcgtattctcatcgtcgaccctaagacaaagaaaaggggtgagtgaactggcgtaTAAAAACCGCGAAATAATACTtctcatctcaatatcgatttcaaactcaattaactcaataaccatagtcacactggaccgtaaagaTAACTCGACTCAAAAGCCCCATAACTCATagctcaataccagtaaccaatttccatctcaatttcaatatcgatattgttaAATATTTCATTAAAGAAACTATTCTACACTTAGAAaataactctaagctactcacccactagTCAATGTCAAAGAAAACGACAACTTAAACACAATATAAAAATCCATCAATCTCGTCCTCAACATCCTTAACCATAGCAAAACCAATTATCCATCACAATAGAGACAAATAGTAGcaaaagaagtacttgataagTTCTAGTCATGGAAAGAGAGAAAGCTTCTCCTTCAAGCAAACTCTAAAAACTTCGTAATTCCATTTTTTTTTCCGATCATCTTTCAGATTGAACCATGGCAAAAACTCGTGCACGAAATAAACCTACAAATGACGATAATAATGTAGTAGTAGAATCGATTATAGAGACTAGCACTTCTGTTAGAGGAAATATGGAGGAACACTTAGAGGATGATGCAATTCCAACTTCAGGTATGGATACTTCGGCTACTGTTCGCCAATTACTTAATCTCACTGGATTATTAGATCAGAATGTGTTGGTTGAGACTGTGCAGAATGATTTGGCTACCGCTAGTACTATTCCGTCGGTTTCGGTTATCGATTCCCTTACAACAGATTTGGGTATTGGTATCACCAAAACTTGGAGTGCTGTTGCTAAACCTAAACCTGGAATGAGTTTTTTTTATTGTGATAAGAGTGCTGCTGATCAGATGGTTAGTATTGAGGAGGATGATGTGTTAGATGAAATTAAGTTTTGGCAAAATACTCTTATGGGTAATTTTTTGGGTTCAAAACCTAAGATTCAACAGGTGGATGAGTTTGTTTTGAAGAACTGGAATAATATCACTCGTCCAATTGTGCAATATTATAAGAAGGGGTGGTATAGTTTCAGGTTCTTCTCTGAGGCGGATATGAATGAAGTGCTGAAGGGCGGTCCCTGGGCAATGGGGTCGGGGAATCTTATCCAAAAGAAATGGTCTTCTACTTTTTCCCGGGAAATGGATTCTGTCTCTGTTGTACCAGCCTGggttttatttccttatttggatCCCTTTATGTGGTTTGATAAGGTTCTTAGTAAGCTAGCTAGTGTTGTGGGCAAACCTTTATTTGCTGATTTACCCACGACATATAAGTCTAAGCTCTCCTTTGCCAGGGTTTTGGTTGAGGTGGATGTGGTAGGAGAGCTTCTCACAAGTGTCACACTTACTTCTCCTTATCATGGTGAAACATCTCAGAGAGTCATTTACGAATGGCTGCCATACTACTGTCATTGCTGTAGGAAATTGGGTCATACAAAGGAGAAATGCAAGTTCACAAAAATCAACAATAAGCTTCAGGAGATTAAAGCTCAAAAGGTTGTCCAAGAATATAGGCCAGTTCAGAGGAAGGATACTCAGCACACAGTTGATCACGACTCAGGAAGCCATGTGCTAGGCCACTCTCCTCTTAAGTTAGGGACTGAGTCCTCTACTGAGATAGTTCATTTGAGCTCAGAATGTCAGGGACTAGGCTCAACTCCTGTATCAGTTGAGAACTCTATGCCtaatgaaaacgaggaaggctcAGAATGCAATGTGCTAGGTCAAGTTGACACTGTTGTTGTTGAGGATATTCCTCTGGATGCTGAGGGGCAGGAGCTGGGAACTACACAATTTGGGGTTTCTGTGAGAAATAATTATTCAGTTTTGCAGTCTGAAGGGATTATAGAGGAAATCAGAACTGAGGTCCCTCAGAATGGGGAGCCCCCAGACCCAGGCAAATGATAATTTTTTCTTGGAACATACGAGGTCTTAATGATCCAATAAAACTGCAGGAAATAAAGGGTTACTTAATTATGAATAAAGTGGAAGTGTTTGGACTTATGGAAACTAGAGTGAAGATTACTAATTCTGCTGCTATTATTAGGAATTTCCCTTTCTATTCAGTTATCAATAATTATTCTCACCATTACAATGGTAGAATTTGGGTGTTTTTGGATTCTAGGAAAATTACTCTACTTAATTCTAGATTTCATGACCAGCTTATTCATCTGCATATTCTGCATCATTCTTCTAACCAGACTATCTTTGTTACAATGGTATATGGTAGTAATGATGGTGGAGATAGAGACAGGTTATAGGAGGAGCTCAGAAATGTAACGGGTACTGTAACCAATTGGATTGTTCTTggggatttcaacattgtcagggGTTTGGAGGAAAGAATTGGTCCAAATCCTCATTCTCTTACTGAAATTATGGCTTTCAACAAATGCTTATTAGATTGCTCTCTTGATGATGCTCATAGTTTTGGATTGGAACACACTTGGACTAACAAAAGGGAACCTACTGTTAGAATTTGGTCTCGGCTAGATAGAGTTCTTCTTAATTCTGACTGGCTGATTCAATTTCCTACCACTAATGTCCAGGTTCTTCCATCTGGTATTTCTGATCATTCCCCCTTATTAGTGGAGGTGAAGAATGGTTACAAAATAAGGAGACAGTTCAGTTACTTAAATTGTTGGGAGGATTATAAGGATTATAGAGATTCTGTCACTGCAGCGTGGGATCTCCCTGTCAAAGGGAATCATATTTTCAGGCTCTTTACTAAATTAAAAAATGTAAAGAGTAATCTGATCTCTTTGCACAAGAACCATTACACTGGTATTTCTCAGAAGGTCATTGTAGCTAGGAAGGAATTGGAGACTAGTCAACGAATGCTACAGGACTCTCCTTTGGAACCTATTCTACTGGAGCATGAAAAGGAGTTATTGGCAAAGTATTTAATTCTTCGAAACACTGAAAGAAGATCTCTTCTTCAACGTGCTAAGATTCAGGATATCAAGTTCAAGGATGCTTCTACAAGTTATTTTTTCTCACGAATAGCTGCCAGGAAGCATCAAACTGTGATAGGGCAAATTCTGGACATGAATGGGAATATTAGAGAAGGGATTCAGAGAACTAATGATGCTTTTGTGGAGTACTATACTTGGCTATTGGGGCAGAGGAAAGTCACTACTAGTTTGGATACTGTGATACTAGATGATGGACCCAGAGTTCCTGAATCCTCTTGGGGATCCTTGTGCAAAGGGATAGATGATACTGAGATAAAGTCTGCTCTCTTTTCTATGGATTCCAATAAGAGCCTAGGTCAGGATGGGTTGTCAGTCCAGTTCTTCAAACATAATTGAAGTATTGTTCAGGGAGATTTCTGTGCAGCTGTTAAGGATTTTTTTAGGAAAGAGGTAATGCCAAAACAAGCTAATACAACCATGCTGGCTTTAATTCCTAAAAAACCAGCGGTGTTAACAGTTATGGATTATAGACCTATTGCATGCTGTACAGTTTTCTACAAGACTATTAGCTAGATTATTTGTTCAAGATTGAAAACTGTGTTGCCTGGGATTATTGGGAAGGAACAAGGGGCTTTTGTTAAAGGAAGGAGTATTTTTGAGAACATTATGCTAACTCAGTCTTGGTTAAAGGGTATGGGCAGAAAGGCATCTTCCCTAGATGTATGATAAAGGTTGATATAAAGAAGGCCTTTGATTCCTTGCAATGGTCCTTTATTGAACAGATGCTGAAAGTTTTTCAATTCCCACCTCAGTTTCAGAAATTGATAATGGATTGTATCACTTCAACTTGGTTTAGTATTAAAGTGAATGGGGATACTACTGGCTTCTTCAAGGGAGAGTGTGGTTTGAGGCAAGGAGACCCTCTATCTCCTTTCCTCTTTGTGATGAGAATGGAAATTATTTCTAGGCTGTTAAGGAAGATTCACAGGCATCATCAAGTTTCTTTTCATCCAAAATGTGGGAAGTTGAATTTAAATCACTTAATATTTGCTGACGATTTAATGCTTTTTGTTAGGGGAGATGTTCCTTCTGTTCAAGCTGTGACCAGGACTTTGAATTTATTTGCCAGTCTATCTGGTTTGCAGGCAAACCCTGATAAGACCAACATTTATATGGGAGGAGTTAGGGAGGAGGTAAAACAAGCTATTTTGAGGGATACTCAGTATGTGGAAGGAGAGTTCCCATTTCGATATCTGGGTGTTCCTCTGAATGAAGGGAAATTAAACAAAGGCATGT is a genomic window containing:
- the LOC141631424 gene encoding uncharacterized protein LOC141631424 produces the protein MNKVEVFGLMETRVKITNSAAIIRNFPFYSVINNYSHHYNGRIWVFLDSRKITLLNSRFHDQLIHLHILHHSSNQTIFVTMVYGSNDGGDRDRGLEERIGPNPHSLTEIMAFNKCLLDCSLDDAHSFGLEHTWTNKREPTVRIWSRLDRVLLNSDWLIQFPTTNVQVLPSGISDHSPLLVEVKNGYKIRRQFSYLNCWEDYKDYRDSVTAAWDLPVKGNHIFRLFTKLKNVKSNLISLHKNHYTGISQKVIVARKELETSQRMLQDSPLEPILLEHEKELLAKYLILRNTERRSLLQRAKIQDIKFKDASTSYFFSRIAARKHQTVIGQILDMNGNIREGIQRTNDAFVEYYTWLLGQRKVTTSLDTVILDDGPRVPESSWGSLCKGIDDTEIKSALFSMDSNKSLGQDGLSVQFFKHN